The Leucobacter viscericola genome includes a window with the following:
- a CDS encoding HigA family addiction module antitoxin, with the protein MTTTNKLEPVHPGEVLLVDFIDGFSITQNKLAVSIDVPPRRINEIVHGKRGISADTALRLARFFGTSAQFWLNLQTQFDLDLADDRIAEQLAAITPLQVA; encoded by the coding sequence TTGACTACCACTAACAAACTCGAGCCCGTCCATCCCGGTGAGGTACTTCTGGTCGACTTCATTGACGGATTCAGCATCACGCAGAACAAGCTGGCTGTGTCTATTGATGTACCGCCGCGGCGCATCAATGAGATCGTGCATGGCAAGCGTGGCATTTCCGCAGACACCGCCCTCCGGTTGGCCCGTTTCTTTGGAACATCCGCCCAGTTCTGGCTCAACCTGCAAACCCAATTTGACCTCGATCTCGCAGATGACCGCATCGCGGAGCAACTTGCTGCGATTACTCCACTACAGGTTGCGTAA
- a CDS encoding type II toxin-antitoxin system RelE/ParE family toxin: MIRSFGSKDTERLWRRERVPSIDPRIHQVALRKLRQVGSAESLDDLRIPPGNRLEQLRGDRAGQYSVRINNQWRICFVWTDTEPEEVEIVDYH, translated from the coding sequence GTGATCAGATCGTTCGGTAGCAAAGACACTGAGCGATTGTGGCGGCGTGAGCGAGTGCCATCGATTGACCCACGCATCCATCAGGTGGCGTTGCGAAAGCTTCGCCAGGTGGGATCGGCAGAGTCCCTCGACGACCTCCGAATTCCACCGGGAAATCGACTCGAACAGCTCAGAGGTGACCGAGCCGGTCAATACAGCGTAAGAATCAATAACCAGTGGCGGATCTGCTTCGTGTGGACCGACACTGAACCAGAGGAGGTTGAGATCGTTGACTACCACTAA
- the trhA gene encoding PAQR family membrane homeostasis protein TrhA, with amino-acid sequence MTSHGAPEPSERAFPEPDALSLPLLEDELSHAADAPAAADPEVKPLWRGWLHAGTFPVTIAAGIVLICLAHGPVAKWASAVYMLSSMLLFGNSALYHRINWRPEVKQVFRRIDHANIFVLIAGSYTPLALLALPFDKGILLLVLVWIGALLGIGFRVFWINAPRWLYVPLYVLLGWAAMMYIVDIAHANLATMVLIVVGGLLYTLGSVVYGLKRPNPFPGVFGFHEIFHALTVLAFLCHWVAILLIALDPVYLR; translated from the coding sequence ATGACCTCTCATGGTGCTCCCGAGCCCAGCGAACGTGCCTTCCCCGAGCCCGATGCGCTCTCGCTGCCGCTGCTTGAAGATGAGCTCAGTCACGCTGCCGACGCTCCCGCGGCCGCAGATCCCGAGGTCAAACCCCTCTGGCGCGGTTGGCTTCACGCGGGCACCTTTCCCGTCACCATTGCAGCCGGAATAGTGCTCATCTGCCTCGCGCACGGCCCGGTGGCCAAGTGGGCGTCGGCGGTCTACATGCTGTCGAGCATGCTGCTGTTCGGAAACTCTGCGCTGTACCACCGCATCAATTGGCGACCCGAGGTCAAGCAGGTGTTCCGCAGAATTGACCACGCCAATATCTTCGTGCTCATTGCGGGGAGCTACACCCCTCTCGCGCTGCTCGCGCTGCCCTTCGATAAGGGCATACTGCTGCTGGTTTTGGTGTGGATCGGCGCGCTGCTCGGAATCGGCTTTCGGGTGTTCTGGATCAATGCCCCCCGCTGGCTCTACGTTCCGCTGTACGTTCTACTCGGCTGGGCCGCGATGATGTACATCGTCGATATCGCTCACGCCAACCTCGCAACGATGGTCCTCATTGTCGTTGGCGGACTGTTGTACACGCTCGGCTCGGTTGTCTATGGCTTGAAGCGCCCAAACCCCTTCCCCGGCGTCTTCGGCTTCCACGAAATCTTCCACGCACTCACGGTGCTCGCTTTCCTGTGCCACTGGGTGGCGATTCTGCTCATTGCGCTCGATCCGGTGTATCTGCGGTAG
- a CDS encoding isoprenyl transferase — translation MNTQPKPERTGLLYRLYQRRLRREIDLDRVPHHIAVIVDGNRRWAKQRLQERAAFGHRAGARKIPEFLGWCEEEGIGVVTLYLLSADNLNARDREELEDLFGIVAELALLLAENPRWRVKHVGSCEGLSSELSEALAEAEAKTAEHEGLHINLAVGYGGRSEITAAVRSVIAEHQAAGGSIDTLAERLTPETIGEHLWTRGQADPDLMIRTSGEQRLSDFMIWQSAHSEFYFVEALYPDLREVDFLRALRDYSTRQRRLGS, via the coding sequence ATGAACACTCAGCCAAAGCCCGAGCGCACCGGCCTGCTGTACCGGCTGTATCAGCGCAGGCTGCGGCGAGAGATTGATCTCGACCGAGTCCCGCACCACATCGCTGTGATCGTTGACGGAAACCGTCGCTGGGCAAAGCAGCGCCTGCAAGAACGGGCTGCATTCGGACACCGCGCGGGTGCCCGCAAGATTCCCGAGTTTCTGGGATGGTGCGAAGAAGAGGGTATTGGGGTTGTCACCCTGTACCTGCTGTCAGCAGACAACCTGAACGCGCGGGATCGCGAAGAACTGGAAGATCTCTTCGGTATCGTCGCGGAGCTTGCACTGCTGCTCGCCGAAAATCCGCGCTGGCGTGTGAAGCACGTTGGTTCTTGCGAGGGGCTTTCTTCTGAGCTTTCGGAAGCGCTCGCGGAGGCCGAGGCAAAGACCGCCGAGCACGAGGGTCTGCACATCAACCTCGCGGTGGGGTACGGCGGTCGAAGCGAGATCACCGCGGCCGTGCGCAGCGTTATTGCTGAGCATCAGGCGGCGGGCGGGTCCATTGACACCCTCGCTGAGCGACTCACACCAGAGACCATCGGTGAGCACCTCTGGACGCGAGGCCAGGCCGATCCCGATCTGATGATTCGCACCTCGGGCGAGCAGCGCCTCTCTGACTTTATGATCTGGCAGTCGGCGCACTCGGAGTTTTATTTTGTTGAGGCGCTGTACCCCGACCTGCGCGAGGTCGATTTTTTGCGGGCTCTGCGCGATTACTCCACGCGCCAGCGGAGACTAGGGAGCTGA
- a CDS encoding SDR family NAD(P)-dependent oxidoreductase, which yields MTRRDSSLPELSGQRVLVTGASGGVGGGIARSFAAAGARVAVHYRGTTTGSVEVAFALVEELREHGSDAVAVRGDLSEPGAAEALVGEAARALGGLDGLVNNAGVQPLSLLADTSRAEWDEVLGTNLGAVFELSRAAAVVMGEDRDADPDRPNNRWITHIASIEASRPAVAHAHYSAAKAGLVMHARAAALELGPEGIRVNTVSPGLVERPGLEEAWPEGVASWKANAPLGRLATPADIGNACVLLASPAASFITGQDLAVDGGMLATPGW from the coding sequence ATGACGCGGCGAGACAGCAGCTTGCCAGAACTTTCGGGGCAGCGGGTGCTGGTTACCGGGGCCTCCGGCGGTGTCGGGGGCGGGATCGCTCGCAGCTTTGCGGCGGCGGGCGCGCGGGTGGCGGTGCACTACCGCGGAACGACAACGGGTTCTGTGGAGGTTGCGTTTGCTCTGGTGGAAGAGCTCCGAGAGCACGGCTCAGATGCCGTGGCGGTGCGGGGAGACCTGAGCGAGCCGGGAGCCGCCGAGGCGCTCGTGGGCGAAGCTGCCCGAGCGCTTGGTGGTCTTGACGGACTTGTGAACAATGCCGGTGTTCAGCCGCTTTCCCTGCTCGCCGATACGAGCCGCGCGGAGTGGGACGAGGTGCTCGGCACAAACCTGGGTGCGGTGTTCGAACTGTCTCGGGCCGCCGCTGTAGTGATGGGTGAGGATCGCGACGCCGATCCTGACCGCCCAAACAACCGCTGGATAACCCACATCGCATCAATCGAGGCGAGCCGACCCGCTGTCGCACACGCGCACTATTCCGCTGCGAAGGCCGGGCTGGTGATGCACGCGCGTGCCGCGGCGCTTGAGCTCGGGCCCGAGGGCATTCGAGTGAACACGGTTTCGCCCGGGCTTGTTGAGCGCCCGGGACTGGAAGAGGCGTGGCCAGAGGGAGTCGCAAGCTGGAAGGCGAACGCCCCGCTGGGTCGCCTCGCCACTCCCGCCGACATCGGCAATGCGTGTGTGCTGCTGGCCTCACCCGCGGCGTCATTTATTACAGGGCAAGATCTTGCCGTGGATGGTGGCATGCTCGCCACCCCCGGTTGGTAA
- a CDS encoding amidohydrolase has translation MAETILRADAMLTPNGVVIGAELAFDAEGRITYAGSVRPESAIPSDAMVQDLVGQVLMPGLVNGHTHSAMTLLRGVSDDEGFMPWLAAVQAHEQHLTHEDVALGLQLAMVEMIETGTTAFADMYHWDAELIELVRSAGMRVMAAPATFAPEIVGFPSVSSNNGDDAVAATEALAEQYAGDPQIRIAYGPHAPYTSPPEFLRDIARRAVERGIPIHTHISESAAEVEQILEQYGATPGDHLDSVGLFEAEVLAAHCVHLTDSEIELFARTGTAVSHNPVSNLKLGNGIAKLPEMIEAGVRLTLGTDSVASNNSLDLFEEIKTGTILHRGVRQDAAIVRSSEVVHIATRGGAEALGFAETGALEVGMLADVISLDVTGSSATPFDAAALVSHIGFAATGADVREVFIGGHHVYTDGAHLTLDAAAIRRRAVVAGQRIRAAVVAGAGA, from the coding sequence ATGGCCGAAACAATTCTGAGAGCCGACGCAATGTTGACCCCGAACGGTGTGGTTATTGGCGCCGAGCTCGCTTTTGACGCCGAAGGGCGGATTACGTATGCCGGATCCGTGCGGCCTGAATCCGCGATCCCGAGTGACGCGATGGTGCAAGATCTGGTGGGCCAGGTCTTAATGCCGGGCCTCGTGAACGGGCACACACATTCGGCGATGACGCTGCTGCGTGGTGTGTCCGATGACGAGGGGTTTATGCCCTGGCTTGCGGCTGTGCAGGCGCACGAGCAACACCTCACTCATGAAGACGTTGCGCTCGGGCTGCAGCTCGCCATGGTCGAAATGATCGAAACCGGCACGACCGCCTTCGCCGACATGTACCACTGGGATGCGGAACTGATTGAACTCGTGCGCTCGGCCGGCATGCGAGTGATGGCGGCCCCCGCGACCTTCGCACCCGAGATCGTCGGGTTTCCGAGTGTCTCTTCGAATAATGGCGACGATGCCGTCGCCGCGACCGAAGCGCTCGCTGAGCAGTACGCCGGTGACCCGCAGATTAGGATCGCCTACGGCCCGCACGCGCCGTACACCAGCCCGCCCGAGTTTCTGCGCGACATTGCGCGCCGGGCGGTCGAGCGCGGCATTCCGATCCACACCCACATCTCGGAGTCCGCCGCAGAGGTCGAACAGATCCTTGAGCAGTATGGTGCGACACCGGGGGACCACCTCGACTCTGTAGGGCTCTTCGAGGCTGAGGTACTTGCCGCGCACTGTGTTCACCTGACCGACAGCGAGATTGAGCTGTTCGCGCGCACCGGCACAGCGGTGAGCCACAACCCGGTTTCGAACCTCAAACTCGGTAACGGAATCGCGAAGCTGCCAGAAATGATCGAGGCGGGGGTTCGCCTGACGCTCGGCACCGACTCCGTGGCGAGCAACAACAGTCTCGACCTATTCGAGGAGATCAAAACCGGCACGATCTTGCACCGTGGTGTTCGTCAGGATGCCGCGATCGTGCGGTCCTCTGAGGTCGTGCATATTGCGACCCGCGGTGGGGCAGAGGCTCTGGGCTTTGCTGAGACGGGCGCACTTGAGGTGGGCATGCTCGCCGATGTTATCTCGCTCGATGTGACGGGCTCGTCTGCGACTCCCTTCGACGCTGCGGCGCTCGTCTCACACATCGGCTTTGCCGCGACAGGTGCCGACGTGCGAGAGGTGTTTATCGGGGGCCACCACGTTTACACCGATGGCGCACATCTCACCCTTGACGCGGCTGCGATTCGACGTCGTGCGGTTGTTGCGGGGCAGCGGATTCGCGCTGCGGTCGTTGCGGGTGCAGGGGCATGA
- a CDS encoding DUF1801 domain-containing protein: protein MTELSDPAVREAFESYDAAVRAPLLQLRELIFDVAAATDGVGALTETLKWGQPSYLTEATQSGTMIRLAPFEDAQVGVFVHCQTSLISDFRGSYPDLNYSGTRAIVLSPSKAIPTDAMRLFFELALTYKRRGARR from the coding sequence GTGACTGAGTTGAGCGATCCCGCGGTTCGCGAGGCCTTTGAGTCTTACGATGCCGCGGTTCGCGCTCCGCTGTTGCAGCTGCGAGAACTGATTTTTGACGTTGCCGCTGCGACGGATGGTGTGGGTGCGCTCACGGAGACCCTGAAATGGGGTCAGCCAAGCTATCTCACCGAGGCGACACAGAGCGGCACAATGATCCGGCTTGCTCCGTTCGAGGACGCTCAAGTGGGTGTGTTTGTGCACTGCCAGACCTCGCTGATCTCCGACTTTCGGGGTTCGTATCCTGACCTGAACTACTCGGGAACCCGCGCCATCGTGCTGTCTCCGTCGAAAGCGATTCCGACTGACGCGATGCGGCTTTTCTTCGAGCTTGCACTTACCTATAAACGCAGGGGAGCTCGGCGATGA
- a CDS encoding nucleoside phosphorylase, giving the protein MSPVKLPSDAELPLLRARVADLADRALVVGDPGRAARVAERLDDVRQLTANREYHVYAGSYRGVPVTVASHGVGAAGAAVCFEELARGGVTRIIRSGTAGGIQPEVVDGAIVVATGAVRADGVSHQLVPTEFPAIATPELTIALRDAAATTGLSVHSGIVLTGDMFYPSDVITGIDHRMWQRAGVVAVEMEAAALFVIASLHGIESGAVFAIDGNPLAEKDDSMGGYDPYREIVTQAVDGALTAALDVLVA; this is encoded by the coding sequence ATGTCACCCGTTAAACTTCCCTCCGACGCTGAACTCCCTCTGCTGCGCGCCCGTGTAGCCGACCTTGCCGACCGGGCCCTGGTCGTGGGGGATCCCGGCCGAGCGGCTCGGGTCGCCGAGCGGCTCGACGATGTTCGCCAGCTCACCGCGAATCGCGAGTACCACGTGTACGCCGGTTCGTACCGCGGTGTTCCCGTGACCGTTGCTTCTCACGGCGTCGGCGCTGCGGGCGCGGCGGTCTGCTTTGAAGAGCTTGCCCGCGGTGGCGTAACGCGAATCATTCGTTCTGGTACGGCGGGTGGCATTCAGCCAGAGGTTGTCGACGGGGCGATTGTTGTTGCGACGGGTGCCGTGCGCGCCGACGGAGTGAGCCACCAGCTCGTGCCAACCGAGTTTCCCGCAATTGCGACACCCGAACTGACGATCGCGCTGCGTGATGCGGCCGCAACGACCGGCCTGTCGGTGCACAGCGGCATTGTGCTGACCGGCGACATGTTCTACCCGAGCGACGTGATTACCGGAATCGATCACCGCATGTGGCAGCGTGCCGGTGTGGTTGCGGTTGAGATGGAAGCCGCCGCCCTGTTTGTGATCGCCTCACTTCACGGCATCGAATCGGGCGCCGTGTTTGCGATCGACGGCAATCCGCTGGCAGAAAAGGACGACTCGATGGGCGGCTACGATCCCTACCGCGAAATCGTGACCCAGGCGGTCGACGGCGCGCTCACCGCGGCGCTCGACGTGCTGGTTGCTTAA
- a CDS encoding S-ribosylhomocysteine lyase: protein MSDVELAEVESFSLDHTKVLAPYVRLIGVEHGPKGDAISNYDIRLVQPNAGEIPTAGLHTIEHTIAALLRTRFDGLIDISPFGCRTGFHLIAWGEPTPEQVAAAIKSSLEDLVERITWDDVPGTDATSCGNYRDHSLHSAKEWSKQVLDQGISLDAFDRSRIA, encoded by the coding sequence ATGAGCGATGTTGAGCTGGCAGAGGTTGAGAGTTTCTCCCTCGATCACACCAAGGTATTGGCCCCCTATGTTCGCCTGATCGGAGTCGAGCACGGCCCCAAGGGTGACGCGATCTCGAACTACGACATTCGCCTCGTGCAGCCGAACGCGGGCGAGATCCCGACCGCGGGCCTACACACCATCGAGCACACCATCGCGGCACTGTTGCGCACCCGCTTCGACGGCCTCATCGACATCTCCCCCTTCGGGTGCCGCACCGGATTCCACCTCATCGCCTGGGGTGAGCCCACGCCAGAGCAGGTCGCCGCAGCCATCAAGAGTTCTCTCGAGGATCTCGTGGAGCGCATCACCTGGGACGACGTGCCAGGCACGGACGCCACGAGCTGCGGCAACTACCGCGACCACAGCTTGCACTCCGCAAAGGAGTGGTCGAAGCAGGTGCTGGATCAGGGCATCAGCCTAGACGCCTTCGATCGCTCAAGAATCGCGTAG
- a CDS encoding purine-nucleoside phosphorylase, with the protein MPNNSTLLVFAHRDEATAFADVAHIVTGVGKINAAVSLAEALGARDPKSETANGVDRVVVLGTAGVVGEGQHRLDLNTVYQVTGAVQHDFSLPSPELRPAGEVILPDHTTTIATGDVFVKNDAQRAHIHELGAALVDMETYAFASVCERFNVPLQVFKIPSDFADSSTTDEEWDTIVFRKSEQLREFWDARLA; encoded by the coding sequence ATGCCGAACAACTCAACGCTCCTGGTGTTTGCGCACCGCGACGAGGCGACTGCCTTCGCCGATGTCGCCCATATTGTGACGGGTGTTGGCAAGATCAACGCGGCCGTGTCGCTGGCGGAGGCTCTCGGCGCGCGGGATCCGAAATCTGAAACAGCGAATGGTGTTGATCGTGTTGTTGTGCTCGGCACCGCCGGTGTGGTGGGCGAGGGGCAGCACCGCCTTGACCTCAACACCGTGTATCAGGTGACGGGCGCGGTGCAGCACGACTTTTCACTCCCGTCACCCGAGTTGCGACCGGCCGGCGAGGTGATCCTGCCGGATCACACAACCACCATTGCGACCGGTGATGTGTTTGTGAAGAATGATGCGCAGCGAGCGCACATTCACGAGTTGGGCGCCGCCCTCGTCGACATGGAAACCTACGCGTTTGCGAGTGTGTGCGAGCGCTTCAACGTGCCACTTCAGGTGTTCAAAATTCCCTCTGACTTTGCTGACTCCTCGACCACTGATGAAGAGTGGGACACGATCGTGTTCCGCAAGAGCGAACAGCTGCGTGAGTTCTGGGACGCACGACTCGCCTAG
- a CDS encoding MOSC domain-containing protein gives MARVVALTRYPVKGFTAEPLESLTVQPDGRVEGDRVLAFRFARAAEPEDREGLEYWPKSKGLALQDFPALAALRLSYDYAARRVRIMHGDAELIEAGLDEVGRAQMSEAVTEYVRSTPEGARLRGPGRLPLVLVGDGITSRFQDRPRGFVSVHGQASVDALEAELGSVVDSRRFRSNLVIEGLPAWQELEWSGEVRIGEVTFSTEGPIVRCLATHANPDTGVRDAPVLTTLTRGIGQKQPTLGRLLLPSGRGGIIRIGDEVRVA, from the coding sequence ATGGCCCGCGTCGTTGCTCTCACTCGATACCCAGTCAAAGGTTTCACGGCAGAACCCCTTGAGTCCCTCACCGTGCAGCCCGACGGCCGCGTTGAGGGGGACCGCGTGCTCGCGTTTCGATTTGCGCGTGCTGCGGAGCCCGAGGATCGCGAGGGCCTGGAGTATTGGCCCAAATCCAAAGGGCTCGCGCTGCAAGATTTCCCCGCGTTGGCGGCCCTGCGCCTGAGCTATGACTACGCCGCACGCCGCGTACGCATCATGCACGGCGACGCCGAACTCATCGAGGCCGGCCTCGACGAAGTCGGTCGCGCGCAAATGTCAGAGGCGGTCACCGAATACGTCAGGTCTACTCCCGAGGGAGCGCGGTTGCGCGGGCCGGGGCGGTTGCCACTCGTGCTTGTCGGGGATGGCATTACTTCTCGGTTTCAGGATCGGCCGCGAGGGTTCGTTTCCGTGCACGGTCAAGCGAGTGTGGACGCGCTTGAGGCGGAACTCGGGTCAGTTGTAGATAGCCGCAGGTTTCGATCCAACCTGGTTATCGAGGGGCTTCCGGCGTGGCAGGAACTCGAGTGGTCTGGCGAGGTGCGCATCGGTGAGGTCACGTTTTCGACCGAGGGACCAATCGTGCGCTGCCTGGCCACACACGCGAACCCCGACACGGGTGTTCGAGATGCCCCGGTGCTCACCACTCTGACGCGCGGAATCGGTCAGAAGCAGCCAACACTCGGGCGACTGTTGCTGCCGAGCGGTCGGGGCGGCATTATTCGCATTGGCGACGAAGTGCGGGTTGCCTGA
- a CDS encoding SdrD B-like domain-containing protein produces MFRASKPWVKRFRNVGVALGAIAIIVAGTVSPVASAEAAQLEAIDASSIVFTNSIDPNTPLLVGENSKVTFNWSLEGMRAVSGDTFSMTLPQNFQFASGVVPLTVGSTAGSGSPESAGVCTLTPGTASVGPKITCVLGDYVDTHDKVSGSLWIEMQTLTATSDNTVEVKLGDDVVVVKLPDSGIKPPNFGPIPTTPGKWAFWTDPERTAITWYVDVPGDFVGTANPLLIEDTFAAGLTLVTSGANAPTAKSIEATASGWGAHQWSDVDQSQWSVDPTGPQSFTISMQQPIAQDHIYRFTYVTTIDHPENAIVGDVFENTAVINGTTRTQTITYSTIGGGSAGGDERGGFVVAKEALEGNAAGLIPVDTEFQVDAVITEPGGAPRAETLQLTAGGEAKGVSNLPAGTTVHLSEVRPSGPVDVEWGTPRFSTNANPSVTLSADESEVDAVIVAGGTYRFSLVNTATEVLSPLDDPTFAIGDYTWNDLNRNGVQDAGEPPLGGVKVSLRDAARNAVADANGNTVAPVLSDSNGAYHFDELFKGEYVVHFEAPDGFKLTQPSATVHLGLDSVADVSTGLSHVVLLGEGVGKTSESDAADGVQAAFIDRTIDAGFVRVEDSDPEPTPTPKPTPKPTPSPAPKPTPKPGCTGVDCSPKQSPATVELATTGGDFSMLLAAGTAIVLLGAAVTGVAVLRRRKSDTATVAGGGERISE; encoded by the coding sequence ATGTTCAGAGCGTCGAAGCCCTGGGTAAAGCGGTTCCGCAACGTAGGAGTTGCGCTGGGCGCCATTGCCATCATCGTTGCGGGCACGGTTTCGCCCGTGGCAAGTGCCGAGGCGGCCCAGTTGGAAGCGATTGATGCCTCCTCGATCGTCTTCACGAATTCCATCGATCCAAATACGCCCCTGCTCGTTGGTGAGAACTCGAAGGTCACCTTTAACTGGAGCCTCGAGGGCATGCGCGCGGTGTCGGGAGACACCTTCAGCATGACGCTCCCTCAGAACTTCCAGTTTGCGAGCGGCGTGGTGCCGTTGACGGTTGGATCGACGGCAGGATCAGGCAGCCCTGAATCAGCCGGTGTGTGCACGCTCACTCCGGGCACCGCGAGTGTCGGCCCAAAGATCACCTGCGTGCTCGGTGACTACGTTGACACCCACGACAAGGTGTCGGGCTCGCTGTGGATCGAGATGCAGACGCTCACCGCCACTTCGGACAACACTGTCGAGGTTAAGCTCGGTGACGATGTTGTGGTGGTAAAACTGCCTGACTCCGGCATCAAACCCCCAAACTTTGGGCCGATCCCGACGACACCCGGTAAGTGGGCGTTTTGGACGGATCCCGAGCGGACGGCAATTACCTGGTACGTCGATGTGCCGGGAGACTTTGTGGGAACGGCAAACCCGCTACTCATTGAAGACACTTTTGCTGCAGGCTTGACGCTTGTGACATCGGGCGCGAACGCACCCACCGCAAAGTCGATCGAGGCCACGGCCTCCGGTTGGGGTGCCCACCAGTGGAGCGACGTTGACCAGTCGCAGTGGAGTGTCGACCCAACGGGACCGCAGTCCTTCACCATTTCGATGCAGCAACCCATCGCGCAAGACCACATTTACCGCTTCACCTATGTGACCACCATCGACCATCCCGAGAACGCAATTGTGGGAGACGTCTTTGAGAACACGGCGGTGATTAATGGCACAACACGAACCCAGACCATCACCTACAGCACGATCGGTGGCGGATCGGCGGGCGGTGATGAGCGCGGTGGTTTTGTCGTTGCGAAGGAAGCGCTTGAAGGAAACGCAGCGGGCCTGATTCCTGTCGACACCGAGTTTCAGGTCGACGCTGTGATCACGGAACCCGGCGGTGCACCGCGTGCGGAAACGCTACAGCTCACCGCGGGCGGAGAAGCAAAGGGCGTGAGCAACCTTCCGGCGGGCACAACCGTGCACCTGAGTGAGGTCAGGCCCTCGGGTCCGGTAGACGTCGAGTGGGGAACACCCCGGTTCTCTACAAACGCCAACCCCAGCGTGACGCTCTCGGCCGACGAGTCTGAGGTCGACGCCGTCATCGTGGCGGGCGGTACGTATCGATTCTCGCTGGTGAATACCGCGACCGAGGTGCTCTCACCGTTGGACGACCCCACTTTCGCAATTGGGGATTACACCTGGAACGACCTGAACCGAAACGGCGTGCAAGACGCCGGTGAACCCCCGCTCGGCGGTGTGAAAGTCTCGCTGCGAGATGCGGCCAGAAACGCTGTCGCCGATGCCAACGGCAACACCGTCGCCCCGGTGCTGAGCGACTCGAACGGGGCCTACCATTTCGATGAGCTCTTCAAGGGCGAATACGTTGTGCATTTTGAGGCACCGGATGGCTTCAAGCTCACACAGCCGAGCGCGACCGTGCATCTGGGGCTCGACTCGGTGGCCGATGTCTCGACCGGCTTGAGCCACGTCGTGCTGCTTGGAGAGGGTGTTGGTAAAACCTCGGAGTCGGATGCGGCTGATGGGGTGCAGGCGGCGTTTATCGACCGAACGATCGACGCGGGATTTGTGCGTGTCGAAGACTCTGATCCTGAGCCGACGCCGACTCCGAAACCGACCCCGAAGCCGACGCCGTCTCCGGCCCCGAAGCCAACCCCGAAACCGGGTTGCACCGGTGTGGACTGTTCTCCGAAGCAATCTCCCGCGACTGTCGAGCTAGCCACCACCGGAGGGGACTTCTCGATGCTCCTTGCCGCCGGTACCGCAATCGTGCTTCTTGGTGCCGCGGTTACCGGAGTCGCGGTTCTGCGCAGGCGCAAGAGCGACACCGCGACCGTAGCCGGTGGCGGAGAGCGTATCTCCGAGTAG